ATATAGAGGTGCTTGGCATGAATATCCGATAGATGAAATTGAAATGGCTGTACCTATTAGCCCCGAAGAACTGATGAAGAAAAGAATGGCTATTTTTAGACATCAATCTCAAAAGGATGGGGTAGTATTCCAAGGAGATGATAGTCGTGAATTTTGGCAGCGATCTGAAGACAGAAACAGAGAAACGGCTGAAATGTATGATAATCTTGGGTTAGCAGAATACGAGGCCATTGAAGGATTCAGAAGATATCACTTCCTTTAAAATAAATAAAATAATGCTCGGTGAATTGTTCACCGAGCCAACATAAACCTTCCAATTTGAATAAAGATAGACTCCTTAGCCTTGATGTTTTTAGAGGTCTCACTATAGCTGCCATGATATTGGTCAATGACCCAGGATCTTGGTCATATGTCTATTCGCCTCTGCTTCATGCTAAATGGCATGGTTGTACACCGACAGATTTAATATTTCCCTTTTTCCTTTTTATGGTTGGCATAGCTGTATCTCTAGGCAAACCAAAAACAGGTGAGGATCGAAAACTGATAACTAGAAAAATTCTAAAAAGGAGTTTGTATCTGTTTCTAATTGGTCTTTTTCTAAACGGCTTTCCGTACTTCGAATTATCTACATTCAGAATCCCCGGCGTATTGCAGCGTATAGCTTTGGTTTTTCTTGCGATTGCTTTGATGCACCATTATGTAAAGGATAGCGTTCAAATAATAGTAGGGGGTATTTTGCTTGTAGGATATTGGATAATCATGGACTTTGTGTCGGTTCCAGGTATTGGCGCAGCCAATCTAGAACCAGAAACTAATTTTGCGGCATGGTTTGATCGCCTTTTCCTTTCTGGGCATATGTGGCGTTTGAGTGAGACGTGGGACCCGGAGGGATTGCTGAGCACTTTGCCGGCTGTGGTTACTGGATTGCTGGGAGTTTTTACAGGGAAACTATTGTTCACGGCAGAGGATAAATCTAAAGGACTTAGTCAAATTTTTGTGCTTGGCAATGTATTGATAGGAGTGGCTCTTGGGTGGAATATGATCTTCCCAATTAACAAGAGCTTATGGACAAGCTCTTTTGTTCTATACACAGGAGGAATTGCCATGAATTTTTATGGCATACTCTTTTGGCTACTTGATATAAAAAAGTTCCGCTCCAAGCTAACTTTTCCATTTGAAGTTTTTGGATCCAATGCCATCACAGCATATGCTTTATCTGGAGTGCTAGCTTCTCTTTTTGGGATATTACCCCTAGCGGATAGTTCTATCCATCAAGTGTTGTATGATGGACTGGTAAGTATTTTTGGTGATTATTATTTTGCGTCTTTTGTATATGCAATTGGATTTGTCGCCTTGTGTTACCTCCCAATATTATTATTGTATCGAAAGAAGATTTTTATCAAAGTATAGCAGGAATTAGAAATGTCATAATAATTTTAAATTTTATTGTAATTCCATTTAAGAAAATGAAGTAAATAGGAGTTTACAATTAGATTTGAAAATTAGTCAATAGATCATATGATACTTATAGGAACAAGCGGATCATCTAAATGCGACTGGCAGCTTATTGAGGGCAATGAAACTGTTCTGAATATGAGTTCCAGTGGTATCAATCCGTATTTTCATACCGAAGATATCATAGAAGTATCTGTTCGCTCTTTGAACGAATTACTTGAACATACCGAAGAGATAGAAGTAGTATTTTTCTACGGTAGTGGATGTTCCAGTAAGAAACTTCAAAACATTGTAGAAAGAGCATTGGCTAAGGTATTTGTCCAGTCTCACATTTATGTCAATCATGACATTGTAGCGGCTGCTTTTGCCACTTATGACGGCACGCCAAGTTTTACATGTCTGATGGGTACAGGTGCTAATTCTTGTTTTTTCGATGGAGACATTGTGCGACAAGAAGTGCCGGGCATTGACTACGTCTTGGGAGATGAAGGAAGCGGAGCATATTTCGGTAAGATTTTGCTGCAGTCTTTTTTGAGAAAACAACTACCGCCTGAGATTGCAACAGCATTTGAACAAACATACAACATTACCAAGCATGATATATTGCAAAATGTCTACATGAAACCTTTTGCAAATGTGTATTTGGCCTCATTTTCCGAATTTATTCATCAACATATGGATCATCCATTTTTTAGAGTTATTCTGAAAGATGGAATACGAAAGTATGTCGAAATTTATTTAGAGTGTTATCCAGATCACAAGAACTACGCAGTTCATTTTGTGGGTTCTATACCCTTCTTTTTCGAAGACATTTTGAGAGAAATTTTAATTGAAAAAGAAATTGCTCTGGGTAAAATAATTAAAGAACCCATTGAGCATCTAGTACAATATCATATTAATAAACACTTCACTACAAAATAATGCTTGAATTAATAGTTGGAATAGATATAGGAGGTACCAGTACTAAATTCGGTCTGGTGGATACCTCAGGCAAGGTGAGAATACACAGTAGTATTGCTACTGATAATCCAGATATTAATGCCTATATCGCTGAATTAGCAAAAGCTATAAGAAACTCGGTAGATTCATTAGACGAAAATGTTGAACTGATTGGGGTAGGTGTAGGCGCACCAAACGGTAATTACAAAAAAGGTACTATTGAAGATGCGCCCAATCTGCCATGGTCTGGATCTATTCCAATTGCTGATTTACTTGAGTCAGAATTCAGTCTGCCTGTTAAATTGACTAATGATGCCAATGCGGCTGCCATGGGAGAGATGATGTTTGGCGGAGCCAAGGGCATGCAAGATTTTATCACTATTACGCTAGGCACTGGCCTTGGTTCTGGATTTGTGGCCAATGGCCAATTGATTCAGGGGCATGATGGTCACGCAGGTGAGTTAGGACATATTGCGTATAAAATTGGTGGTGGTCGTTTGTGTAAGTGTGGTAAAAAAGGATGTTTGGAAACTTATGTCTCGGCTACTGGCTTGAAACGTACGGTATACAAGTTATTAGCTGATCACCACATGGATAGTGAGTTGAAGCGATACAGTTTCGATGATTTAAACACCAAAATGGTGGCAGATGCAGCCAATAATGGAGATGTGGTGGCGAAGGAAGCGTTTGAGTATACAGGAAAGGTACTGGGTGCAAAACTAGCTGATGCAGTAGGCCATACGAGCCCAGAGGCTATCTTCATTATGGGTGGTTTGGCAAAAGCTGGTGGCCTAATATTCAAACCAACGATAAAGCATTTCGAGAAGAACTTACTTAATGTCTATCAAGGTAAAATTAAAATATTGCCTTCTGAGTTGGATAGTACACATACACCTATCATTGGTGCAGCTAGCTTGATTCTGGAGGATATAGAGAATAAAAAAAGCATTCCGGTCTAACCGGAATGTTTTGTAGTATCTATTATAGGAAGATTAATGGTGAATTTGGTGAATTTTCCTTCTTTGGATAAGAGCTCAATAGATCCGTTCATTTTTTCAACTGTTTCTTTGATGATATAAAGACCTAGTCCAGCTCCTTTGGACCTGTCGCTAGCGCGATAAAACATATCGAAAATTTTACCTTGACTGGAATGTTCGATCCCAACACCGTTGTCCTCTACAATTATGGCTAGTTGATTTTTTCCTTTTTGTTCAATTATAGAAATGTCTATGTTTTGAGATGATTTATTCAGATCCTGATATTTTATAGCATTTGAAATCAGGT
The sequence above is drawn from the Reichenbachiella sp. genome and encodes:
- a CDS encoding acyltransferase family protein — translated: MNKDRLLSLDVFRGLTIAAMILVNDPGSWSYVYSPLLHAKWHGCTPTDLIFPFFLFMVGIAVSLGKPKTGEDRKLITRKILKRSLYLFLIGLFLNGFPYFELSTFRIPGVLQRIALVFLAIALMHHYVKDSVQIIVGGILLVGYWIIMDFVSVPGIGAANLEPETNFAAWFDRLFLSGHMWRLSETWDPEGLLSTLPAVVTGLLGVFTGKLLFTAEDKSKGLSQIFVLGNVLIGVALGWNMIFPINKSLWTSSFVLYTGGIAMNFYGILFWLLDIKKFRSKLTFPFEVFGSNAITAYALSGVLASLFGILPLADSSIHQVLYDGLVSIFGDYYFASFVYAIGFVALCYLPILLLYRKKIFIKV
- a CDS encoding ROK family protein, translated to MLELIVGIDIGGTSTKFGLVDTSGKVRIHSSIATDNPDINAYIAELAKAIRNSVDSLDENVELIGVGVGAPNGNYKKGTIEDAPNLPWSGSIPIADLLESEFSLPVKLTNDANAAAMGEMMFGGAKGMQDFITITLGTGLGSGFVANGQLIQGHDGHAGELGHIAYKIGGGRLCKCGKKGCLETYVSATGLKRTVYKLLADHHMDSELKRYSFDDLNTKMVADAANNGDVVAKEAFEYTGKVLGAKLADAVGHTSPEAIFIMGGLAKAGGLIFKPTIKHFEKNLLNVYQGKIKILPSELDSTHTPIIGAASLILEDIENKKSIPV